Genomic segment of Truepera radiovictrix DSM 17093:
CTGAATGACGGCGCGGCGGCCTTGGTGCTGATGTCGGCGGCCAAAGCGGAGGCGCTGGGCGTCCGACCCCTCGCGCGCTGGGTGGCGTCGGCGGTCGCCGGCGTCGACCCCCGCGTGATGGGGCTCGGGCCAATTGGCGCGACCCGCAAGCTGCTGGGGCGCACGCAGCTGACCATTGGCGACATCGACCTCGCCGAACTCAACGAGGCCTTCGCGGCCCAGGCGATCGCCGTACTGCGCGCGCTCGGGCTCTCCGAAAGGGTGACCAACGTCAACGGCGGCGCCATCGCCCTCGGGCACCCCCTGGGCTGCTCCGGGGCGCGCCTCTTGACGACGCTCGTACACGAGATGGGGCGGCGCGCCCGCGAAGGGCAGAGGATGCGCTACGGCCTCGCGACGCTCTGCGTCGGCGTCGGGCAGGGGGAGGCGACGCTCATCGAGCGGCTTTAGAGCTTGACACCGCCCGGCGGCTGCGGTTAAGTAAGCGCCTGCCGCACAGCTCACCGCAGGCGGCGAAAGGGACCGATGAGACGCGGCGCCGCCGCTAAAGGCTTCTACTTCTGCTACTACGCCGCGATGGCCGCGCTCTTGCCCTCGCTGGTGCTGCTCTACGGCGAGCTCGGTTTTAGCGGCGAGCGCATCGGGACGCTCACCGCGCTCCTGCCGCTCATGCTGATGACGGGAACGTTTGGTATGGGCGTGCTCGCCGACCTCGTGGGCCGCCGCCGCGCCCTCCTCGTGGGGCTGCACCTGGGCGCCACCCTCGGCGTGCTCGGGCTCACCCAGAGTGCGGCGTACGGCCCGCTCGCCCTCTTTGTGGCGCTTTTCGCCCTCTGCTTCGGGCCGCTCGCCCCGCTTGTGGACAGCACCGTGCTCGCGGCGCTCGGCGAGCACAAGGAGCGCTACGGCCGCTACCGGGTGTGGGGGGTCGTCGGGTGGGGGCTCGCGGCGCCCTCGGTGGGGGCGCTCACCGAGCGTTACGGGCTCCCCGTCGCCTTCTGGGTCACCGCCGGGCTGCTGCTCGCCTGCCTCGTCATGGGCGCTCTGCTCCCCTTGGAGCGCTCCGAAGGGGGGCTCCGCCGCGCCCTGGCCGCCCGCGAGCTGCTGAGCGCGCGCTGGGGGGTATTTCTGGCGCTGGTGTTCGCCGGCGGGCTCGCGCTCGCGGTGTGCAGCAACTACGTCTACCTCTACCTCG
This window contains:
- a CDS encoding MFS transporter, translated to MRRGAAAKGFYFCYYAAMAALLPSLVLLYGELGFSGERIGTLTALLPLMLMTGTFGMGVLADLVGRRRALLVGLHLGATLGVLGLTQSAAYGPLALFVALFALCFGPLAPLVDSTVLAALGEHKERYGRYRVWGVVGWGLAAPSVGALTERYGLPVAFWVTAGLLLACLVMGALLPLERSEGGLRRALAARELLSARWGVFLALVFAGGLALAVCSNYVYLYLAALGASRTVVGLSLSVATLSELPFTLLGGLLLRRSAAPALLVGALALLGVRLLLYPVGGAVPWVLTVQLLHGATFSVIWIAGVAYADALAPPRLKVTAQGLFSAVMMGLGGAAGGLVGGVLYGSVGPAATFTLVGAGALALSGVLFWVVQRQGVASGTVPRERERRQGEPAEQDERP